DNA from Fusarium musae strain F31 chromosome 7, whole genome shotgun sequence:
CCCGCCCATACAAAACCTGAGCTTGTCCACCAAACGCCTCTTCCTGATGTTGTCTCACCATCATATACTATACAGACCGACTTCTTTCACCGATCTGACGGCAGCGTTCCGTCTAGACCGCCATCTATCCCTAATCTCTTCGCCATACTCCGTCGCACACCAGACAGTCCACGCAGCAACGACAACAACCTCGTCTTGACTCAGAGCGACTTCAACACCCCTGGTACTGTCAAGTCACGCGAAAAGATCCTGCGACAACTCCGGTTACTATTCATCTACCCAATAGTCTACGTCGCCATCTGGATCCTGCCCTTCATCGTACAACTCACCGGATATGGACGAGGAGCCCCATATCCCATGAGACTAGCCAGCATAATATTCTTATGTTTCCACGGCTTAGCCGATTCCGTGGTCTTTTCTCTAAAAGAGAAGCCTTGGAGGCACAGCCAGGCTTTCAAACGCATCAATGTCCAATTTTGGAAACGACGACAAGAAGTGCCCGATGTTGGTGAAAGAGTCGGACGCACAAGAGAGGAAATGACACTCGATTCTCGATTCGCGAAAAAGAGACGACAGCAGGAACAAGCTGACTGGGAGATGGATCGTCAGGCTGGCAACGAGGCCCGCAAAGCAGCGAGGGCAGCTCCCCAGTGGTGGGATGCCGATGAGTAATGAGGAACTAACTATCTGGTATGTAAATAAGAGAAGCATGAAAAAAAGTCGAGTGCTTTGGAGAGCGTGTGGATGGAGATACCCAGGATTTCGTAGGTATAGATCATGACGGGCCATCATGAACTTGGACTTGCATTAGATGGCGTTGCGCATTTGGCATGCATGCATTGGGTGGTTATTTGACGCATATGTAGAACATGCTTTAGATTAGACAGAATAACTCCTAGATGCAATAGCAGACGCTGGTCACAACTTCGGGTTTGTACGAGTTTTAAAATACATGGAATTAATATATGTGCTCCTGTTCCCTAGTGGCTCCCTCAGGCAGATTATTAGCATGGACTTCTGTATTATCTGGCGTACCTTGTATCCGTTAAATGGTGTATTGTCAATCTATTATCGGGTGCTATCTGGGGGTCTTGTGGAATACGGTTTATCTGCTCAATCTGTATCATGAATCTTCGTGCATTACCTCCGTTTTCAGGCCCAAAATGTCATCATTAAATCCCAACAACATGTTCTGCCAAAAGTATCTCGCGGAACGCCACCCATTTTCAGTTTCTCCTCTGGCAAAATCACTGCTTGGCCTGTTTGGCACGagcctccttctccatctcggcgACCAGGGTCTCTTTGTCCTTTCCGGAGAAGAGCAtttgaagatgacgataGTTGGAGAAGTGTGGCTGCATCTCCCCATCTTGGAGTGCAGCCCTGATGACCTCTTCCTTTGCATCCTGCAGCATGATGATACGTTCGTCGATGCTATCCTTCGCCATGATTCGAACAAGATGAGTCTGTTTCAACTGGCCAGTTCTGTAGACTCTCTTGAACGCTTGTTCCTCAGCGGCTTTATTCCACCATTCgtcaaggatgatgacgcGATTGGCCATCTGGAGATTCAAGGACTGCCCACCACACTTCATTGACGACACCTAGATGATTGTCAGAGTTTGCTGGGGCTTGAGTTAGAGTGTGAGAACTTACCAGAATCTTAATATCTGTGTTATTGGTGAACTCGTCTAGTGCTCGAGCCTTTTGCTTTTGGTTTGCCATCCGGTTGTAGTAGAGAAAATTGATGCCCAGGCTCTCAAGAACACAGCCGAGAGCCTTTGCAGTTCTAGTCCACTGGACATAAACTAGAGTTATGGTCAGTACTATTGTATCTCACGAAGAAATCCAGAGAAAACTTactgatgatcttgtcatCGGGGGCTTCCTCCATCCAAGTCAGCATTACTGCCAAAGTGGCTTTGACTTTGGAACTCAGGGGCATCCTGACAGGACCATAATCAATGTCATCGTGACCACAAACAGCGCGAAAGAACGACGCCTTGTCTTTCAGGCCACCAGTCCACCGTGTTCCGATGCTGTCACGGCCAGGTTCCTTGTAACCATCTATAGCTTTTACAGCTCTGTCGATGCACCCCGGAGTCTTTACTGCTTGGCCCATTCCGAGTTTTGGAGAGCATCCCGTAACATGACACTGGGGAgcctataactataattagtGAGAGTGCTAAGAAAAAACATTATTACTTGGGGGTTGCTTACCGCACGGCTTCGGACAGTTTTTGTTTTGCTTTTGACTGCAATGGAGAGGCAATCGTGGCAGTAGATATGCTCACACTGGCAATATTAGCGGCGCTCTGTACAGCCTACTCAACAACTTACGTTTGAGCTCTTGATGGGGTTCTCAGGGGGGGTTCTCTTCTCACAGAAGGCGCAGGTGACACCTTTGACCTTATGCTCGTTAGCCGCAAGTGTGAGTAGCTCTTTCATCTCCTCGCTAGCCCCAAAGTTGTCCCTGATCACCAACTCCAACTGTCGGAGCCCTGAGGAATAGGCTGGCTCGAGAGATGCTTCCAGAGCCTTCTGATCTGCCTCGAGGTTCAATTGGGTGATCTCTGATTTCAGCCGCTCGAGGGTCCGGTCAATGTATACGTCATGATCTTCCTCTCTATAGAACGTTTCAAGGGTGAGGGGGTGAGACGTGAGTTGCAGGAGCCTCATACATCTCACGAGCTGAATTCTGTACGTGTCTAGGCCATTGGATCTGCTTTTGTCGTCACCTTCGAATTCATCTTCACTCTCGTCGTCTGGTGCATCTTCATTCTCGTCGTCGGGTACGTCTTCAATCTCCTGATTGTCCTGCTcttgttgctcttcttcagtcTCGTGGTGTTCATTTTGGGCGTCGAGCTTTTCTTGGTATGCACCATCCACAACCCTACAAATGATATCAGTATAATAGTGCAAAGCCACAGTTCTACAAAGGCATGCACTTACTCTTCAAGGATCTTCTCCCAGCCTGCGCATGGAATCCAAATATCGTTGCGATGGCTTTTTGGCAAGGGGACCATGGTGTGTCCGAGGAACTTTTCAGTCTGCTGTCTGGTAGAGGTTAGGCGTTGTCTATTACTTCGAAGCATCGAAACCTTACCGTCTCAGCATGACAAGGGCCACTAAGGTTTCGAAGTTTGCAGCTGCCTGGTCGCTCTTGATGTACTGAGCTCGGTATTTTTTCATGCTAGTTGCAAATTCGCAACCAATAAACTTCAAGTAGGGGTAGAACTCTGGTTACGTGAGCAAGGGGTGTATTGTAATTATCAGAATACTCACCTTCCAGTCTGTTGGCAAGGGGCGTGCCAGTCAAAGCCCACCGGTATTTGGCGTTCAGTTCCCAGACTGCGAGAGCACCTATTTCGTGTGAGTATACGTAGTACACGGAAATACATTATATTGAACTGACCACTTGAGGTGTGATTCTTTATACCATGAGCCTCGTCCAGAATGATTCGATACCAGTTGACTTGGAAGAGTTCACCGAggttcttggagatggcTTGCTGATATCCATCCTCATCTCCCGCCCATTGGGCCTTTAGCAATTTACGTTCCTTCTTGCTGGGAAACTGTCCACGCAGTGCATTTAAGTTGGTGATTCTTTGAATTGTCAGTGTCCTTTCTTCGACAAGCGGTGTTTGAGAAATAAACCTACACCACATTCTTCGTACTCCACCATCTTGCGTCTTTTTTAAGCTCCTTGGAGTAGATCAGGCATCTTTTAGCAAACCTTTCTGAGGTATGCTTCTCGATCTGATCCATCCAGGTCCTTGAGGCAGATTGGGAACTGTCAGCAATTACCAAAGTTGCCCTGCCATAACCTTTATCTCTGTCTTCCTTCTCCGCTGGATGACCGACGATAGTTGCAAGAGACGTGATGGTTTTTCCAAGTCCCATCTCGTCAGCCAGGATACCTCCCGCCGGAATCAATCCCATGGCTTCACGCATAACCATCCAGGTAGCGGCCACAAGCTGCTGACTGTGCATAGCGGTTTCCATCCCTTTGAGCTGCCACTTCCCGTCAATAGCCTTGATCTGCTTGTATCCGAAGCATTTCTTAGCTTTCATCAGATCCTTCCTTTGCGTCTTCGTATGTCGGGTATCGTTACCCTCGGGAATGCCCGCCATGATCTGCTTCATTTGGGCCTCGTGAGTTGTGGCCTCGATCCTGTTCGCTGGTTCACCGTCgccgtcgtcatcgtcctcagCCCCTTTTGTGGTGAATAgggctgctgctcttgagaaACCAGGGTGTTCAGCTCCACCAAAAGGCCCTGATTGCATGGCTGTCTTCTGAAGCTTGTTCGCGGTTGTATCATCGCCGGCACGTTTGCGCTTTCTGTCCTCTTTTTCCTCTTGTCGCTTCAGATACCGCTGCCAGTACTCTCGAGCATTTTTTGCTGGAGATTCTCTGGCATACTTCTCAAGTACCTTCTGTACTTTGGGGATTTCTTTCTTCAGTCTTTCGAGTTTCTCGCACTCCGCCGGATTCAACTGGTTTCCCGTGTGGTGCCTGACGAGCAAAGCATTTTTTTCGTTCTCGTAGTCTTTGATACGTTTTCTGATATCCGAGGCTTTGTAAATCCCTCTATTTGGCTTGTGTTTTTCCTGCTGAGTTTCCGAATTGTCCGACTCGTCCGACTCGTCCGAATCGTGATAATCCGAGGCCTTCTCATGTGCAGAACCTAGAccgtcctcatcatcgatatCTTCGTCACTAGACTCCGGGTCAACATTGATCGTGCCACAGAAGTCTCCGGCTGTAATGTTGTCTTTTCTCTGAGGCTTGAGTCCCTTTATCTTGAAGCTCTTTTTTTCCTCATCGCTCTCTTCCTTGACGATAGTGAGGTTGTCTTTACCTGACATCTCTTGAGGCCGGGTGAACAGCCCCGAAATACTCTCGTCGCCgtcattatcatcatcgatgCAGATGACCTGGTTTGGGCCACCCTTCATTGCTTCAGTCTTGTTTGGAAAGAGGAAAGCGCATTCATTATTAgaatcatcttcctccttctttaTGACGGGCTGGCTGGTGCCAGCGACAGAGGATGCTGAAGTGGCCATGGTGGAAGACGAAAGGATGGAAGATGTTGGAAGGAGGAGAGATGAaggaaggaggagatgaaggaaggAGGAGACGAAGGAAGGAGGAGACGAAGGAGGGAGGAGACGAAGGAGGGAGGGGGTGAAGATGGATTTATGTGCCCATGAGAGGATGAGCCATGAATCACTACCTCGATTTGTGCGCATGGTCCTAGACTAGGCTTAGGCCCAGGTTTTGGAGAAGGCTCTCTGAGTTGAGATGACAAGGAGGCAATGGTTCACTGCGATAGTATCATACCCATGTATAGTACGAGAAGCTCCTTTCGCCTGTTGAGTTGGGACGAAAACACTCCTTTCCAAAGTGCGTACCTAGTGGGCATATTGAATAGGTACTTAAACGGTCCAACATCAAGAGTCTCACAACCATAGGCACATATTGTGATTCGAGTTATCATCCATTGCGTTGCAGCATGCATGGTACTTGTCTACGGCCAGCTTATAACCTCACGCCTAGTTTTCACAGTTCAGGTACATCACCGAATTTCATCAAGTTGATAGACACATCAGCATTCACAGGGGATTTTTGCTTATATTTGATTAATTTGAATAATATTCCAAAGTCATTTGATGTCGTTACTCTAGCAAAACAGATTTATGCATTACGCCATTTGGTATAATGTGCAATTCGAACGCTTCCTCCTTTTTCAAGTTTAGCTGCGCATGGAAAACCTCCAGTCGCATAAACTCTTCAGTTCATATCCCAGCAATATCTTTTCATCTCTATCCCTCTCGATAAAACTTGAGGAAAGCCTTGGCGATAGCAACACCATCATGGGGAAGTGGCGCGCGTTTCATAGCTTCGTTATACACTTCATCCGTAAAGATGCCAACTGTATGACGGTTGAAGAGAATCTCAGAAATGATCTCATTAGTAAACTCGGGGTGTCCTTGGACTGTGAGATATCGTCCAGGTGAGTAGAAGCTCTGCACTTC
Protein-coding regions in this window:
- a CDS encoding hypothetical protein (EggNog:ENOG41) gives rise to the protein MATSASSVAGTSQPVIKKEEDDSNNECAFLFPNKTEAMKGGPNQVICIDDDNDGDESISGLFTRPQEMSGKDNLTIVKEESDEEKKSFKIKGLKPQRKDNITAGDFCGTINVDPESSDEDIDDEDGLGSAHEKASDYHDSDESDESDNSETQQEKHKPNRGIYKASDIRKRIKDYENEKNALLVRHHTGNQLNPAECEKLERLKKEIPKVQKVLEKYARESPAKNAREYWQRYLKRQEEKEDRKRKRAGDDTTANKLQKTAMQSGPFGGAEHPGFSRAAALFTTKGAEDDDDGDGEPANRIEATTHEAQMKQIMAGIPEGNDTRHTKTQRKDLMKAKKCFGYKQIKAIDGKWQLKGMETAMHSQQLVAATWMVMREAMGLIPAGGILADEMGLGKTITSLATIVGHPAEKEDRDKGYGRATLVIADSSQSASRTWMDQIEKHTSERITNLNALRGQFPSKKERKLLKAQWAGDEDGYQQAISKNLGELFQVNWYRIILDEAHGIKNHTSSGALAVWELNAKYRWALTGTPLANRLEEFYPYLKFIGCEFATSMKKYRAQYIKSDQAAANFETLVALVMLRRQQTEKFLGHTMVPLPKSHRNDIWIPCAGWEKILEEVVDGAYQEKLDAQNEHHETEEEQQEQDNQEIEDVPDDENEDAPDDESEDEFEGDDKSRSNGLDTYRIQLVRCMRLLQLTSHPLTLETFYREEDHDVYIDRTLERLKSEITQLNLEADQKALEASLEPAYSSGLRQLELVIRDNFGASEEMKELLTLAANEHKVKGVTCAFCEKRTPPENPIKSSNAPQCHVTGCSPKLGMGQAVKTPGCIDRAVKAIDGYKEPGRDSIGTRWTGGLKDKASFFRAVCGHDDIDYGPVRMPLSSKVKATLAVMLTWMEEAPDDKIIIYVQWTRTAKALGCVLESLGINFLYYNRMANQKQKARALDEFTNNTDIKILVSSMKCGGQSLNLQMANRVIILDEWWNKAAEEQAFKRVYRTGQLKQTHLVRIMAKDSIDERIIMLQDAKEEVIRAALQDGEMQPHFSNYRHLQMLFSGKDKETLVAEMEKEARAKQAKQ